In the genome of Sorangium aterium, one region contains:
- a CDS encoding glycosyltransferase family 4 protein, whose protein sequence is MRVALWGPLPPPAGGITRWMRNYLDAAAAAGIEADVIDTSPRGASIDPTSRLRPARVVRAGEALAALQRLLARRRPDVVHLCTTLFWATARDGLAVELCRRAGVPAVLHLRLSPQIIAWHRTLPWPARQAVRAVLGRAAAVITLSEELRCYVQALVPGSHVVRIANPVDTDGFHPAAAPRSPGQPLRVLFAGLVTPQKGVLELARAVLAVEGLTLALVGPRDAGGAAGPSRRLDEALAELERQGRLSLLGEMPEDAMPAVYRDADVFCLPSHGEGLPNALLEAMASGLPCVVTPVGAVPEVIQGEGGRVALLVAPRDEEALRGALRSLRDDPSLRAQLGEAARRRAVHRYASRTIMAEYAALYAQLAAGC, encoded by the coding sequence ATGCGCGTCGCGCTCTGGGGCCCCCTCCCGCCGCCCGCCGGCGGAATCACGCGGTGGATGCGCAATTACCTCGACGCGGCGGCAGCGGCGGGCATCGAGGCGGACGTCATCGACACCTCGCCACGAGGCGCCTCGATCGATCCGACGAGCAGGCTTCGCCCCGCGCGCGTGGTCCGCGCGGGCGAAGCGCTGGCTGCGCTTCAGCGTCTGCTCGCGCGACGCCGGCCGGATGTCGTCCATCTGTGCACCACCCTGTTCTGGGCGACCGCGCGCGACGGCCTCGCGGTGGAGCTGTGTCGTCGCGCGGGTGTGCCCGCCGTGCTCCACCTGCGCTTGTCACCGCAGATCATCGCCTGGCATCGGACTCTGCCGTGGCCGGCTCGGCAGGCCGTGCGCGCCGTGCTGGGCCGCGCTGCAGCCGTCATCACGCTCTCGGAGGAGCTGCGGTGTTACGTGCAGGCCTTGGTTCCAGGGAGCCATGTCGTCCGGATCGCCAACCCGGTCGACACCGACGGCTTCCACCCCGCAGCCGCGCCGCGCTCGCCCGGCCAGCCGCTGCGGGTGCTCTTCGCGGGGCTCGTCACGCCGCAGAAGGGGGTCCTCGAGCTCGCGCGGGCCGTGCTGGCGGTCGAGGGCCTGACCCTCGCGCTGGTGGGGCCTCGCGACGCAGGCGGCGCTGCCGGCCCGTCCCGCCGCCTCGACGAGGCGCTCGCGGAGCTCGAGCGGCAGGGACGCCTGAGCCTGCTCGGCGAGATGCCCGAAGACGCGATGCCCGCGGTCTACCGCGACGCGGACGTCTTCTGTCTACCGAGCCATGGCGAGGGCCTGCCCAACGCGTTGCTGGAGGCGATGGCCAGCGGCCTGCCCTGCGTCGTCACGCCGGTCGGCGCAGTGCCGGAGGTGATCCAGGGCGAGGGCGGTCGGGTGGCCCTCCTGGTGGCGCCGAGAGACGAGGAGGCGCTGCGGGGTGCGCTCCGCTCCCTGCGCGACGACCCTTCCCTGCGGGCGCAGCTCGGCGAGGCTGCGCGCCGGCGCGCCGTGCACCGCTATGCGAGCAGGACGATCATGGCGGAGTACGCCGCGCTGTATGCGCAGCTCGCAGCGGGCTGCTGA